In Neodiprion pinetum isolate iyNeoPine1 chromosome 6, iyNeoPine1.2, whole genome shotgun sequence, one genomic interval encodes:
- the Mf gene encoding uncharacterized protein Mf isoform X1, with the protein MDARFKSNLDMIGRNEPITKKAKFWQSYVRALKGTDDMRAPEHTHRPRGIYRSDFPELHSTSWPWGKSIYDDPIHAGERINVPGYRYLPVHREIYGYSPRQLYPHQYKPVERYTPAKDFDADKAWNAHLDRLADIDRMYPSPTPLLHRHRNRPGSPITTKPLFDIHGHLLDDLANIPSFPTLLRKKPIWDLLSPSPAVPISAFARDPWWYPSYAPYIPNYAQYRTPFYLRDSYLSPVKRRYLWSRHPLRPLGNFSNCTYYSKPSPRVCFTEPWYNHW; encoded by the exons ATGGACGCGCGATTCAAAAGCAACCTCGATATGATTGGCCGTAATGAGCCGATCACAAAGAAAGCCAAGTTCTGGCAAAGCTACGTACGCGCGCTTAAAG GAACCGACGACATGAGGGCTCCCGAACACACCCACAGGCCCCGTGGTATCTACCGCTCCGATTTCCCTGAGCTGCATTCCACCTCGTGGCCTTGGGGCAAGTCCATCTACGACGACCCCATCCACGCCGGCGAGCGCATCAACGTGCCTGGTTACAG gTACCTTCCCGTTCACCGTGAGATTTACGGCTACTCACCCAGGCAGCTGTACCCCCACCAGTACAAGCCAGTTGAGCGCTATACTCCCG CGAAAGATTTCGATGCTGACAAGGCTTGGAACGCCCACCTCGACCGTCTTGCCGATATCGATAGAATGTACCCGAGCCCGACACCGCTGCTTCATCGACACAGAAACCGACCCGGATCTCCGATCACGACGAAGCCACTATTCGACATTCACG GTCACCTGCTCGATGATTTGGCGAACATCCCGTCGTTCCCGACTCTCTTGCGCAAGAAGCCGATCTGGGATCTGCTTTCGCCATCGCCGGCGGTGCCGATCAGCGCTTTCGCAAGAGACCCGTGGTGGTACCCGAGCTACGCGCCCTACATCCCCAACTACGCGCAATACAGGACTCCGTTCTATCTGAGAGACAGCTACCTGAGCCCAGTGAAGCGTCGCTACCTTTGGAGCCGACACCCCCTCAGGCCTCTGG gTAATTTCTCGAATTGTACCTATTATTCAAAGCCAAGTCCACGAGTATGCTTTACGGAGCCATGGTACAACCATTGGTAA
- the Mf gene encoding uncharacterized protein Mf isoform X2, whose amino-acid sequence MDARFKSNLDMIGRNEPITKKAKFWQSYVRALKGTDDMRAPEHTHRPRGIYRSDFPELHSTSWPWGKSIYDDPIHAGERINVPGYRYLPVHREIYGYSPRQLYPHQYKPVERYTPAKDFDADKAWNAHLDRLADIDRMYPSPTPLLHRHRNRPGSPITTKPLFDIHGHLLDDLANIPSFPTLLRKKPIWDLLSPSPAVPISAFARDPWWYPSYAPYIPNYAQYRTPFYLRDSYLSPVKRRYLWSRHPLRPLAAAF is encoded by the exons ATGGACGCGCGATTCAAAAGCAACCTCGATATGATTGGCCGTAATGAGCCGATCACAAAGAAAGCCAAGTTCTGGCAAAGCTACGTACGCGCGCTTAAAG GAACCGACGACATGAGGGCTCCCGAACACACCCACAGGCCCCGTGGTATCTACCGCTCCGATTTCCCTGAGCTGCATTCCACCTCGTGGCCTTGGGGCAAGTCCATCTACGACGACCCCATCCACGCCGGCGAGCGCATCAACGTGCCTGGTTACAG gTACCTTCCCGTTCACCGTGAGATTTACGGCTACTCACCCAGGCAGCTGTACCCCCACCAGTACAAGCCAGTTGAGCGCTATACTCCCG CGAAAGATTTCGATGCTGACAAGGCTTGGAACGCCCACCTCGACCGTCTTGCCGATATCGATAGAATGTACCCGAGCCCGACACCGCTGCTTCATCGACACAGAAACCGACCCGGATCTCCGATCACGACGAAGCCACTATTCGACATTCACG GTCACCTGCTCGATGATTTGGCGAACATCCCGTCGTTCCCGACTCTCTTGCGCAAGAAGCCGATCTGGGATCTGCTTTCGCCATCGCCGGCGGTGCCGATCAGCGCTTTCGCAAGAGACCCGTGGTGGTACCCGAGCTACGCGCCCTACATCCCCAACTACGCGCAATACAGGACTCCGTTCTATCTGAGAGACAGCTACCTGAGCCCAGTGAAGCGTCGCTACCTTTGGAGCCGACACCCCCTCAGGCCTCTGG CTGCCGCCTTCTAA
- the LOC124222074 gene encoding serine/threonine-protein phosphatase PP1-beta catalytic subunit isoform X2 → MADADLDIDNLIQRLLEVRGCRPGKSVVMTEAEVRGLCLKSREIFLQQPILLELEAPLKICGDIHGQYTDLLRLFEYGGFPPEANYLFLGDYVDRGKQSLETICLLLAYKIKYPENFFLLRGNHECASINRIYGFYDECKRRYNIKLWKTFTDCFNCLPIAAIIDEKIFCCHGGLSPDLQGMEQIRRIMRPTDVPDTGLLCDLLWSDPDKDVQGWGENDRGVSFTFGPDVVSKFLSRHDMDLICRAHQVVEDGYEFFAKRQLVTLFSAPNYCGEFDNAGGMMSVDETLMCSFQILKPSEKKAKYQYSGMTAQGGRPSTPQRNPTKKK, encoded by the exons ATGGCGGATGCGGACTTGGATATCGACAATCTGATACAGAGATTGCTTGAAG TGCGAGGATGTCGACCTGGGAAATCGGTGGTAATGACAGAGGCCGAAGTGAGAGGCCTCTGTCTGAAATCGCGGGAGATATTCCTTCAGCAGCCGATACTACTGGAGCTCGAAGCACCGCTTAAAATATGCGGCGATATTCACGGCCAGTACACAGACCTGCTGCGGCTATTTGAGTACGGCGGATTTCCTCCAGAGGCAAACTATCTCTTTCTAGGTGACTACGTCGACAGAGGCAAACAGTCTCTGGAAACGATATGCCTGTTACTCGCCTACAAGATCAAATACCCAGAAAACTTCTTCTTGCTAAGAGGAAACCACGAATGCGCCAGCATAAACAGGATATACGGATTTTACGACGAATGTAAACGcagatataatataaaactGTGGAAAACCTTTACCGATTGCTTCAACTGCTTACCCATCGCCGCTATTATCGATGAAAAGATATTCTGCTGCCACGGCGGACTCAGTCCTGATCTCCAG GGAATGGAGCAAATCAGAAGAATCATGCGTCCAACCGATGTTCCAGATACAGGACTTTTATGCGATCTCCTTTGGTCTGACCCCGACAAAGATGTTCAG GGATGGGGCGAGAATGACAGAGGCGTATCTTTCACATTCGGACCTGACGTAGTTTCCAAATTCCTAAGTCGACATGATATGGATCTCATATGCAGAGCTCACCAGGTCGTCGAAGATGGTTACGAATTTTTTGCTAAAAGGCAGCTCGTCACACTTTTCTCAGCTCCGAATTACTGCGGGGAATTCGACAACGCCGGCGGAATGATGAGCGTCGACGAAACTCTGATGTGCAGTTTTCAG aTCCTGAAGCcttctgaaaaaaaagcaaaatacCAGTACAGTGGAATGACTGCGCAAGGTGGCAGGCCATCTACGCCGCAGAGGAATCcaacaaaaaagaaatga
- the LOC124222074 gene encoding serine/threonine-protein phosphatase PP1-beta catalytic subunit isoform X1, with product MADADLDIDNLIQRLLEVYQTQKEQVQKKAKLKDIFTSDFVVRGCRPGKSVVMTEAEVRGLCLKSREIFLQQPILLELEAPLKICGDIHGQYTDLLRLFEYGGFPPEANYLFLGDYVDRGKQSLETICLLLAYKIKYPENFFLLRGNHECASINRIYGFYDECKRRYNIKLWKTFTDCFNCLPIAAIIDEKIFCCHGGLSPDLQGMEQIRRIMRPTDVPDTGLLCDLLWSDPDKDVQGWGENDRGVSFTFGPDVVSKFLSRHDMDLICRAHQVVEDGYEFFAKRQLVTLFSAPNYCGEFDNAGGMMSVDETLMCSFQILKPSEKKAKYQYSGMTAQGGRPSTPQRNPTKKK from the exons ATGGCGGATGCGGACTTGGATATCGACAATCTGATACAGAGATTGCTTGAAG TATATCAAACGCAGAAAGAACAGGTTCAGAAAAAGGCTAAacttaaagacatttttaccTCAGACTTTGTCG TGCGAGGATGTCGACCTGGGAAATCGGTGGTAATGACAGAGGCCGAAGTGAGAGGCCTCTGTCTGAAATCGCGGGAGATATTCCTTCAGCAGCCGATACTACTGGAGCTCGAAGCACCGCTTAAAATATGCGGCGATATTCACGGCCAGTACACAGACCTGCTGCGGCTATTTGAGTACGGCGGATTTCCTCCAGAGGCAAACTATCTCTTTCTAGGTGACTACGTCGACAGAGGCAAACAGTCTCTGGAAACGATATGCCTGTTACTCGCCTACAAGATCAAATACCCAGAAAACTTCTTCTTGCTAAGAGGAAACCACGAATGCGCCAGCATAAACAGGATATACGGATTTTACGACGAATGTAAACGcagatataatataaaactGTGGAAAACCTTTACCGATTGCTTCAACTGCTTACCCATCGCCGCTATTATCGATGAAAAGATATTCTGCTGCCACGGCGGACTCAGTCCTGATCTCCAG GGAATGGAGCAAATCAGAAGAATCATGCGTCCAACCGATGTTCCAGATACAGGACTTTTATGCGATCTCCTTTGGTCTGACCCCGACAAAGATGTTCAG GGATGGGGCGAGAATGACAGAGGCGTATCTTTCACATTCGGACCTGACGTAGTTTCCAAATTCCTAAGTCGACATGATATGGATCTCATATGCAGAGCTCACCAGGTCGTCGAAGATGGTTACGAATTTTTTGCTAAAAGGCAGCTCGTCACACTTTTCTCAGCTCCGAATTACTGCGGGGAATTCGACAACGCCGGCGGAATGATGAGCGTCGACGAAACTCTGATGTGCAGTTTTCAG aTCCTGAAGCcttctgaaaaaaaagcaaaatacCAGTACAGTGGAATGACTGCGCAAGGTGGCAGGCCATCTACGCCGCAGAGGAATCcaacaaaaaagaaatga
- the Fnta gene encoding protein farnesyltransferase/geranylgeranyltransferase type-1 subunit alpha: MSDSSEEEEISSTWVFYRDRNEWKDVTPVPQDDGPHPIVAIAYSETFKDAYDYFRAILKSGEKSERALNLTGDCITLNSANYTVWQYRREILKALDKNLWNELKYIETMIRRTPKNYQVWHHRRVIVEWLQDPSLDLALTENVLKKDAKNYHAWQHRQWIIKTFNLFDGELEYVEQLLDADVRNNSAWNQRYFVLNNTTKFEPHVIEREVDYTLKKIELVKGNESAWNYLRGILQHDGEGGLGRNKKVLESCEALYAGGSRSIHLLACMIDICQERHGADIEPESPFTIERALALCKELAEEHDKIRRRYWEYISQQLQKLSNSASQDGQRVLCT; encoded by the exons ATGTCTGACTCttctgaagaagaagaaatatcGAGCACCTGGGTTTTCTACAGGGACAGAAATGAATGGAAGGACGTTACGCCTGTTCCACAGGATGATGGACCTCACCCAATTGTCGCGATTGCCTATTCCGAAACAT TCAAAGATGCATACGATTACTTCAGAGCCATTCTGAAGTCTGGCGAAAAGTCTGAGCGAGCTCTGAACTTAACGGGGGACTGCATAACGCTGAATTCAGCAAATTATACGGTATGGCAGTACAGGAGAGAGATATTGAAAGCACTGGACAAGAACCTCTGGAACGAACTCAAGTATATAGAAACAATGATTAGAAGAACTCCAAAAAACTACCAAGTATGGCATCACCGGAGGGTAATCGTGGAATGGCTCCAAGATCCAAGCTTGGACTTAGCTCTGACTGAAAATGTACTGAAAAAGGATGCGAAGAATTATCATGCGTGGCAGCATCGCCAAtggattataaaaacttttaa TTTGTTTGACGGAGAGTTGGAATATGTTGAGCAACTGCTGGACGCCGACGTGAGAAATAATTCTGCTTGGAATCAACGCTACTTTGTCTTGAATAATACAACAAAGTTTGAGCCGCATGTTATTGAACGAGAAGTTGATTATACTTTGAAGAAAATCGAGCTTGTCAAGGGGAATGAAAGTGCATGGAATTATCTTAGAGG CATCTTGCAGCACGATGGTGAAGGCGGACTCGGGCGAAATAAAAAAGTCCTCGAGAGTTGCGAAGCATTGTATGCAGGAGGCTCGCGGAGCATACATCTGCTAGCCTGCATGATAGACATTTGCCAGGAGAGACACGGCGCTGACATAGAACCAGAATCACCATTCACTATTGAACGTGCGCTTGCA CTGTGCAAAGAACTGGCGGAGGAACACGACAAAATAAGAAGGAGATACTGGGAGTATATAAGTCAGCAACTGCAAAAACTGTCCAACAGCGCTTCGCAGGACGGGCAACGCGTCTTATGTACGTGA